AACTGGCAGGGCGGTCGCCGCAGCAAGTCGTTTTGGACTTCCACCCGAACCCGGCTTTTCATCCGTCCGGCATGGCCCAGGGCGCCCTCGGCTCCCTTGAGGGTCGCATCTGGATCGATGCGCAGAGCCATCACATGATGCGCATGGAGGGCCATATCTTTCGCGATGCCAACCTCGGGTGGGGCCTGATCGCAAAGATCTATGCGGGCGGCAACCTCGAACTCGATCAGCGCGATTTTGGCAACGGGCTCTGGACCTACAGCCGGCTCACCATGGACATCACCGTCCGTGAGGTGCTGGTGCATACCGTCAAAGTGAAATCGCTGTTCGAGGCAACGAATGTAACGCCGATGCCCGCCGCACTTTCCTGGCAAGACGCCATCAAAGTGCTTCTTACTGCCCCCCTGCGGCCATAGAGCACGCCTTCAGAGCTTACCTGCCCGGGTGCCCCGCCCTCGCAACGCTAGGGCGGGTAGGGAATACCCCAAATTCATGACAAGCTCAAATCATTTTTTGGATATGCCCTAGTGTGGTGAGTCTAAAGTTCGCGACATAAATCATGAATAGCGTTGCCATCCGAAGCGTTGGAAAGCAGGTCCTTCACCACCTTGGATGACAACATTTACGACAAGAACTTCAGACTCAGGACACTGGCTACTTCGTGATTCGTTCTTCGCGGACGGTAAGCTTCTGGATGAGACCGGTCTTCACCTCAAAGCCGCGTCCCGGTGTTGTCGGCACCGTGATCTCACCGGTGCTGCTTACTTCGACCGCCGGCTCGATGATGTCCTCTGCCCAATAGCGCTTCGAGGCGCTAACGTCACCCGGCAGCCGGAAGTTCTCCAACGACGACAAGGCGATGTTCTGTGCACGACCAATGCCGGTCTCAAGCATGCCGCCGCACCACACCGGAATCCCTCGCTCTGCGGCGACGTTGTGGACCGCAATCGCTTCGCTGAAACCGCCCACACGCCCGACCTTGATGTTGATGATGCCGCAGCTTCCCATATCGATGGCCGCCAGGGCATCGCGCCGGTTGCGGATGGACTCGTCCAGGCAGATGCGTGTCTTCAGGCGTGACTGCAGCTTTGAGTGGAAGTAAAAATCGTCGTACCAGAGAGGCTGCTCGATCATGAGCAGGTTGAAACGGTCCCATGACGCGATGTGATCGGAGTCTTTCACCCGGTAAGCCGAGTTTGCGTCGCAGCTCAGAAGAATCTGCGGCCAGCGCTTGCGGACCATCTCGAAGATCTCAATATCCCAGCCCGGCTTACATTTCAGTTTGATGCGCTGATAGCCTGCGGCGAGCTCCGTCTCGATCTTTTCCATCAGCTTCTCAGGAGTAGGCTGAATGCCGATGGAGACACCGCAAGGAATCGAGTCACGGACGCCGCCAAGCAACTGGGCAAGAGGAACCTTCTTCAGAATCGATTCCAGCTCCCAAACGGCATTTTCCAGAGATGCCTTCGCCATGCGGTGCCCGCGCACCTGTTTCAGCAGATCGGGGACTTTGCCGCCATTCTCGATCTCGACACCTACCAGGCGAGGCGCCAGCTCCGTCTTCGCGATGATCCAGGCGGTATCGATCATCTCGTCGGAGAAGTAAGGATGCTCTCCAGCGACACACTCACCCCAGGCCGTCGTTCCCTCGGCCTGCAGTTCTACGAGCATGATGCGGCGCATCGTGGTCAGCCCGAAGCTGGTTTCAAACGGGTGAGCCAGAGGCATCTGGATCTCGCGCAACACTATGGCATCAATCTTCATTCGTCTCTCTTTTCCTTCTAAACCAACAGATCTTCATCCCAACGGCCCAGCAGGAATCTGCCAGTCCCATCCGCATCGCGCTCATAGCCGATCACCGAGAGCCCCTGGGCAAACGCCGCCTCCAGGGCTTCGCGATTCGAGGCCTGCAGGGCGGCTGCTTTGTCGCGGTCCGCTTCGTTTGCCTTCCACTCATAAATAGCAGCAGGCACCTCTACGGAGCGTTCTATCTCCATCCGAGGCTTCCCGCCGGCGAGAGCTGTCTTGACGCGATCGCTCTTGAGCCACCATTCGGCATACAGACGGTCGGTGGGGAGGCCTCCCTGCAACGGCGAGGTGGAGGAGCCGTAGAAGTCAGCCTTGTACCGTCTGGAGATGGCGCCGAGCTTCGTGATGTTGAGGTAGGCGTTTTTGATCTCCAGCGGATCGTAGGTCCATTCCATCAGGTCGAAGCCTTTGGCGAGCGCGCCGTCGCGCTGTGCGAGCTTAAGACGGCGTCCGACACCGCCGTTACGGTACTCGGGCAGAACCGCCAGCATGTGCGAATGCAGATAGCTGTGCCCGTTACGGAAGCCTGGCAGGCCCATGGCGAAGCCGATCATGCGGTCCCCATCATAGGCTCCGAGAACCTGCCCTCCGATGCGGTAAGCGACGAGGAAGACGCGGCGCGGAATCAGGTCCTGCTGCGAGTAATTCCATACCGTCAACTGCAGATCGACACACAGGTCGAACTCACTGAGCTCTGACAGCTCACGGATCACGATCTCCGTACTCAAGCCTTCTTTGCCTCCGACCACAGCTCTTCGAGCCGGGTTGCGGAGAGACCCTCCAGGGAGCCTCCCGCTAACTGTTCCATCGCGGCAAACCGCCCGCGGAACTTTGCATTTGCCAGACGCAACGCCTGCTCGGCATCTACCTTCAAATGCCGAGAGAGGTTGACTGCAGTAAACATCAAGTCGCCAAACTCTTCTTCTACCTTCGCACGATTCCCTGCGGCTACCTCTGCGGCGAGTTCTTTTGACTCCTCCTCGATCTTGCCGACAAGACCCTGTATGTCCGGCCAGTCGAAGCCGACCTTGGCGGCCTTCGAGCCCAGCTTTGCTGCTTCGACAACAGCCGGCATGCTGCGAGGTACCTCGCCCAGCAAACCACCCTCACGAGCCTTTCCGGCCTTCTCTTCCTTCTTGATGGCCTCCCAGTTGCGGAGGACAGTATCCGCATCGTCGGCGGTGACCTCTCCGAAGATGTGAGGGTGCCGCCGGATGAGCTTGGAGTTCAGACCATCCACAACCTCAGTGATGGAGAAGTAACCGGCCTCTTCCGCCATCTGAGCGTAGAAAAGCACCTGCAGCAGAAGATCGCCGAGCTCATCTTTGAGCTCCGGCCAGGCGCGTCGTTCGATAGCGTCGAAGACCTCGTAGGTCTCCTCCAGCGTATGCCGCTTGATCGTGTCGAAGGTCTGCTCACGGTCCCAGGGACAGCCATCCGGGGCTCGCAACCGCGCCATGATGCCCACCGCCTCAGCGAACCGTTCGGCCGCCAGGTCCGGGGTCTTCTTCGAATCCATGGGTTAAGCATAACGAACGAGATGGGCAGGGTACGACCCTAAGGTCGTGCTACCATCAACCCCATCGTGCCCACACCGACCAAGACGCGCATTTCGCCCTGGGCTTTGCTTCTGGTTCTGCCCTATCTGGCGCTCTGCTTTCCGAGCCTGTACAACCGGATGACGCCGGATCTGATAGGCTTTCCGTTCTTTTACTGGTACCAGTTGGCGTGGGTAATCATCGCGTCGGCCATCATGCTGTTCGTTTATAGGAAGCTGAAGTCCTGATTCGCACACCATGCACGTTCTTCCCGCACTGCTCGCTGAGATCCCTTTCTGGAAGAATCCCGATTACCTGAAGCGCGCCGCGATCACGCTGCTGATCCTGGTAACTGCATTCCTCCTCTGGCGCCTGCTGCGCCGCGGACGAGCCCGTCTGGATGATCTGCTGCAGAGCAAGCGGCGCACCGTACCGCCGCTGCATATTCGCGGTCTGCAGCTTCTGACCGGTTCACAGATCGTGTCTGCACTGAGCCTGCTAAGCCTCACCCTTTTCTACGGGCTCGCCCTGCTGAACGTGATCGTCGCCCTGCTGCTGACCTTCAGCCAGTTCCCCGCCACCGAGCGTTATGTCAACCTGGTGCTCGGCTGGGTCCTCACCCCTCTGCACGACCTCTACTACGGCTTCCTTGCGTCGTTACCGAACCTCATCACCATCCTGGTCATCGCCATACTCACGCGCTTCATTCTGAAGGCGGTGAGCTTTCTGTTCACCAAGGCAGATGAGGGCGCCATCAACCTCTCGCCGTGGGTGCACCGTGATGTAGCGCTGCCTACCGGCCAGATCGTCCGGGCTGTGATTATCTTGATCGCGCTGTTCCTGATCGCACCACGGATTCCAGGCACAGGATCGGAGGCTGCGAAGGGCCTGTCGGTCGTCATCGGCCTAATGGTCTCGTTTGGCTCAAGCTCAACCGTAGGCAATGTCATCGCCGGCATCGTGCTGACCTACATGCGTCCATTTCGCGTTGGAGATCGGGTACAGATCCAGGGAACAACCGGTGACGTTATGGAGCGGACGTTCCTCTACACCAAGCTGCTGACGCCGAAAAATGAAGAGGTGCTGATTCCCTCCACCAAAGCGCTGGATGGCAACATCACCAACTACTCGGCACAGGCACGTTCCGGAAACCTGATCCTCTATACAACGGTCACGATCGGCTATGACACGCCGTGGCAGACAATACATCAGCTTCTGATCGATGCGGCGTTGAAGACGGAGATGGTCGAGCCGAATCCGCAACCATTCGTGCTGCAGACTGCGCTCGACGATTTCTATATTCACTATCAAGTGAACGCCTTTACGGCGCATGCCGAGGCCATGCCGCGCATCTACAGCGAACTCCACAGGAATATTCAGGACGCGTTCAATGCGGCGGGCATGGAGATCATGTCACCGCATTACACGCAGCTTCGGGATGGGAACCAGTCGACAGTCCAGGGGCCGTTGAAACCAAAAGCTACACGGTTTCGAGTAGCGATGGACTGACACTTCCCTAAACGGGTGCCTCGCCCTCGCGGAGTGTGGGCAAGCAGCCCCAAATTATTTCAAGAGAAAAAGGCGGTTGAAAAGAAGCTGGCGGAGCCACATAGAGTGCTGGGCTCCGCCGCCTTTTGGGGGTGAGTAGTGAGACTGGCAGCACACCGGTCTCACTACTGGAGGGTGGGTACTTCACTTGCAGTGACTACTGAGGAAGGAAACCTCTACTTGGTACCGCTCGGAGCGGACGTGTCGGCCTCATCCTTCATGTTCGACATCAGGCGAACAGCGACGCGACGGTTCTGCTTGCGACCGGCGGCCGTCTTGTTGGACGCGACTTCCTGATCCTTACCGATACCGATGAGATAGAACTTATGAGGAGCAACGTTGTACTTGGTCTGTAAATAATTTACGACCGCATCTGCACGACGCTGACTGAGGTCGTAGTTGTACTGCGGATCGCCGGTGGAGTCAGTGCCTCCGGTGACCTCGAGAATGTAGTGACGGGCGCCGTCAAGCTTGGCGGCGAACGAGTCGAGGTCCTTCTTGTCGCTGGCAGTCAGCGTAGCTTTGTCGAAGCCGAAGGTCACGGTCACATCCGCGAGCGGCGTGTAGTGATCCAGGTTGGCGACGACACCCGTCAGCGAGTCGACACGATTGTAGGCTTCCTGGGCGCTCTTACCGGCCGAGTCCGCAGCGGTTCCGGCGGCCATAGCATGTTGATCAGCCGTATCGGCAGCACCCTGGGCGCGGGCAATACCGGCCTGAGCGCGCTGATCCGTATCAAGAATC
This genomic window from Terriglobus albidus contains:
- the menC gene encoding o-succinylbenzoate synthase, whose product is MKIDAIVLREIQMPLAHPFETSFGLTTMRRIMLVELQAEGTTAWGECVAGEHPYFSDEMIDTAWIIAKTELAPRLVGVEIENGGKVPDLLKQVRGHRMAKASLENAVWELESILKKVPLAQLLGGVRDSIPCGVSIGIQPTPEKLMEKIETELAAGYQRIKLKCKPGWDIEIFEMVRKRWPQILLSCDANSAYRVKDSDHIASWDRFNLLMIEQPLWYDDFYFHSKLQSRLKTRICLDESIRNRRDALAAIDMGSCGIINIKVGRVGGFSEAIAVHNVAAERGIPVWCGGMLETGIGRAQNIALSSLENFRLPGDVSASKRYWAEDIIEPAVEVSSTGEITVPTTPGRGFEVKTGLIQKLTVREERITK
- a CDS encoding GNAT family N-acetyltransferase; the protein is MSTEIVIRELSELSEFDLCVDLQLTVWNYSQQDLIPRRVFLVAYRIGGQVLGAYDGDRMIGFAMGLPGFRNGHSYLHSHMLAVLPEYRNGGVGRRLKLAQRDGALAKGFDLMEWTYDPLEIKNAYLNITKLGAISRRYKADFYGSSTSPLQGGLPTDRLYAEWWLKSDRVKTALAGGKPRMEIERSVEVPAAIYEWKANEADRDKAAALQASNREALEAAFAQGLSVIGYERDADGTGRFLLGRWDEDLLV
- the mazG gene encoding nucleoside triphosphate pyrophosphohydrolase, which produces MDSKKTPDLAAERFAEAVGIMARLRAPDGCPWDREQTFDTIKRHTLEETYEVFDAIERRAWPELKDELGDLLLQVLFYAQMAEEAGYFSITEVVDGLNSKLIRRHPHIFGEVTADDADTVLRNWEAIKKEEKAGKAREGGLLGEVPRSMPAVVEAAKLGSKAAKVGFDWPDIQGLVGKIEEESKELAAEVAAGNRAKVEEEFGDLMFTAVNLSRHLKVDAEQALRLANAKFRGRFAAMEQLAGGSLEGLSATRLEELWSEAKKA
- a CDS encoding DUF3311 domain-containing protein; protein product: MPTPTKTRISPWALLLVLPYLALCFPSLYNRMTPDLIGFPFFYWYQLAWVIIASAIMLFVYRKLKS
- a CDS encoding mechanosensitive ion channel family protein, producing MHVLPALLAEIPFWKNPDYLKRAAITLLILVTAFLLWRLLRRGRARLDDLLQSKRRTVPPLHIRGLQLLTGSQIVSALSLLSLTLFYGLALLNVIVALLLTFSQFPATERYVNLVLGWVLTPLHDLYYGFLASLPNLITILVIAILTRFILKAVSFLFTKADEGAINLSPWVHRDVALPTGQIVRAVIILIALFLIAPRIPGTGSEAAKGLSVVIGLMVSFGSSSTVGNVIAGIVLTYMRPFRVGDRVQIQGTTGDVMERTFLYTKLLTPKNEEVLIPSTKALDGNITNYSAQARSGNLILYTTVTIGYDTPWQTIHQLLIDAALKTEMVEPNPQPFVLQTALDDFYIHYQVNAFTAHAEAMPRIYSELHRNIQDAFNAAGMEIMSPHYTQLRDGNQSTVQGPLKPKATRFRVAMD
- a CDS encoding OmpA family protein; the encoded protein is MTNDFRLARKNLGAAIATTVAAAGILFLTVGCSTKNYVRSQTAPLIQNTNDLDAKTAQDHRTILDTDQRAQAGIARAQGAADTADQHAMAAGTAADSAGKSAQEAYNRVDSLTGVVANLDHYTPLADVTVTFGFDKATLTASDKKDLDSFAAKLDGARHYILEVTGGTDSTGDPQYNYDLSQRRADAVVNYLQTKYNVAPHKFYLIGIGKDQEVASNKTAAGRKQNRRVAVRLMSNMKDEADTSAPSGTK